The segment GACGCGCCTCTGCTTGGTCTACATTAGCCGCAGCTTGGGCAATTTGGGCTTGAATTTCTGCATCTTCCATCCGAGCAATTATTTGCCCTTGTTGTACCTTATCTCCTTGCTCGACTAAAAGCTGTGCTATTCGACCAGATCGTGTGGGACTTAAATTAACCTCTTTTATAGGTATTGCCGTACCGCTAGCACTAATCTTGACGCCCAAATCTTGTGTTTTTACTTCTACTGTTAACCCCTTCTGGCGCTGTGTCGGTTGTTTGTTAACAAACTGGGTATAAGCAAAAAATCCCCCACTTCCAATTAGCGTTGTTAGAACTAATCCAACCAGCCAACGTGGGGGTTTATCAACTTTGCCAATTAGGGGAATTTTCATTGCCAGCCATTGTTCATTGGTCATTGGTCATTAGTAAGGACAAAGGACTTTTGACAAAGGAGGATTACCCATTACAAATTTTTTTAAGTTTAAGTATAACCGGGAAAGATTTAATCACTTTTATTCCTATCTAAGCTTTAATGGGTGCTTAATCTAGTGTAATATCAGTCCGACGATTGGTTTTAAATCTAATAATTTATGCTAAACTCCACCAATCGCGATCGCTTAATATGGTTAATTAAAATTATCACCCGCCAGCGCTTTTAAGATCTGACTAATGGCTTAAGTTATCTTAACAGAACTGACAAAGAGATTTAGTCAATTTTAATAGACTTGAGCTATTAGCCCAGACCTTAATTTCCGGTTGGGTGAGAGCCTTTAATAAAGAGCTATAACGCTTGTTAAGGCGCTAATTGAGGCTGTTTATCTCTACTTTTTCCCTGTCGGTTGCGGAAATTTCCTCCCCGCTTTTTCATCAATTGGTCAAGCTTAGCGCGTTGCTCAGTAGTTAGTTTCTCGCGCATTTCCAACATACTTGAAAAGCGTAAATCCTCAACCTCCTGCCGCAACGCTTGAACCTTCTGATGTTGCTGACGGATTTGATCTGAAGAAGCTGTACCCGACATCATCCGGCGCATTTCTTCGGATGCTTGACGCAAATTTTGCTGGCTAGTTTGCATCCTGTCTTTGTACTTAGCACGAATTGCCTCCATATCGCGAATTTGCTGCTGGTTGAGACCAAGTTGCTGCATAAGCCGAGCCTTACCTCGCTCCATACGGCCTTGGCCAGGTTGGTTTTGAGCGACAGTTTGGGGAAAATTGGAATTGGGTTTAGCAACAGCAACAGCACTACCGAAAGCAAGAATGATAGCTGTTAAAACAGAAACATGACGTAAAAGCATTGTCTTGAGCGGTGAGGTGATAACTGATATTTTATATTTGATATTTTTTTAATAAAAGTGGTTCCCCGTTAAGGATAAGGGCTGAACTATCAATTCAGCCTATATCCTTCAGCCTTTACTCAAAATTTATAGGCTTTGAGTTGGCGCTGCTGGAGACTGTTGACCTCTATTCTTCCCAGTATAGTTACGACGATTTGCTTGCCGATTTTGCTTCATTTCGTCAAACTTGGCTT is part of the Microcoleus sp. FACHB-831 genome and harbors:
- a CDS encoding Spy/CpxP family protein refolding chaperone — translated: MLLRHVSVLTAIILAFGSAVAVAKPNSNFPQTVAQNQPGQGRMERGKARLMQQLGLNQQQIRDMEAIRAKYKDRMQTSQQNLRQASEEMRRMMSGTASSDQIRQQHQKVQALRQEVEDLRFSSMLEMREKLTTEQRAKLDQLMKKRGGNFRNRQGKSRDKQPQLAP